The Sorangiineae bacterium MSr11367 genome window below encodes:
- a CDS encoding four helix bundle protein: MQANPTHRPSGFHVLELAIQAIELLRPTVAHIRRCDRDLGEQLRRALSSVALNIAEGDRSQGGHRIARFSTAAGSNGESRAALRVAVAWGYVHTHEIEAGEALLNRVAAMLHRLGALR, from the coding sequence ATGCAAGCAAACCCGACCCACCGCCCCTCTGGTTTTCATGTCCTCGAGCTCGCGATTCAAGCCATCGAGCTCCTTCGCCCCACGGTCGCACATATCCGCCGCTGCGATCGCGATCTTGGCGAGCAGCTCCGACGAGCCCTCAGCTCCGTCGCGCTAAACATCGCCGAAGGCGACCGCAGCCAAGGCGGTCATCGCATCGCACGCTTCTCCACCGCCGCCGGCTCCAACGGCGAATCGCGCGCCGCGTTGCGCGTTGCAGTCGCCTGGGGCTACGTCCACACCCACGAAATCGAAGCCGGCGAGGCATTGCTCAATCGCGTCGCCGCCATGCTTCACCGCCTCGGCGCGCTGCGGTAA
- a CDS encoding four helix bundle protein yields MQARTPHRPSKFHVLELALQAIELLRPTVGHIRRCDRDLGEQLRRALSSVALNIAEGNRSQGGHRIARFSTAAGSDSESRAALRVAVAWGYVHPREIEAGERLLDEVAAILHHLGAVR; encoded by the coding sequence ATGCAAGCAAGAACACCCCACCGCCCCTCCAAATTTCATGTCCTCGAGCTCGCGCTCCAAGCCATCGAGCTCCTTCGCCCCACAGTTGGGCATATCCGACGCTGCGATCGCGACCTGGGCGAGCAGCTTCGACGAGCTCTCAGCTCCGTTGCATTGAACATCGCCGAAGGCAATCGCAGCCAAGGCGGCCATCGCATCGCACGCTTCTCCACCGCCGCCGGATCCGACAGCGAATCACGTGCCGCCCTACGCGTCGCGGTCGCCTGGGGCTACGTCCACCCCCGCGAAATCGAAGCCGGCGAGCGATTGCTCGACGAAGTCGCCGCCATCCTCCACCACCTCGGCGCAGTGCGCTAG
- a CDS encoding TetR/AcrR family transcriptional regulator, producing the protein MSKAKLTTVKKYEGSAAREAREPRARDPERSQARILSAAMKEFAARGFAGARVDAIAKRARINKRMLYHYFGNKKELFEATMLAIQADKEQIIEAGPQSVQDMLPYIYDNFGSKRDWMRMMQWEALTYGSREVPSEKMRAKLFKPGLERVAKAQRDHGLLRDEKSELAMIVLMGLASYPWLMPQAARMLTGYGPEEPQFRRSYAALLRRIIGYLTRP; encoded by the coding sequence GTGAGCAAGGCCAAGCTGACAACGGTTAAGAAGTATGAAGGGTCCGCTGCGCGTGAGGCTCGGGAGCCGCGTGCGCGCGATCCGGAACGCTCACAGGCGCGCATCCTGTCGGCGGCGATGAAGGAATTCGCGGCGCGGGGATTTGCCGGGGCCCGTGTGGATGCGATCGCCAAACGGGCGCGCATCAACAAGCGCATGCTGTACCACTACTTCGGGAACAAGAAGGAGCTCTTCGAGGCCACCATGTTGGCCATCCAGGCCGACAAGGAGCAGATCATCGAGGCCGGTCCGCAAAGTGTGCAGGACATGCTGCCCTACATCTACGACAACTTCGGCAGCAAGCGCGACTGGATGCGGATGATGCAGTGGGAGGCGCTCACCTACGGCAGCCGGGAGGTCCCCTCGGAAAAGATGCGGGCGAAGCTCTTCAAGCCGGGCCTGGAGCGGGTGGCCAAGGCCCAACGCGACCATGGCCTGCTCCGGGACGAAAAGAGCGAGTTGGCCATGATCGTCCTCATGGGGCTGGCCAGCTACCCCTGGCTCATGCCCCAGGCCGCTCGGATGCTCACGGGCTACGGTCCCGAGGAGCCACAGTTTCGCCGGAGCTACGCCGCGTTGCTGCGCAGGATCATCGGTTACCTTACGCGCCCGTGA
- a CDS encoding efflux RND transporter periplasmic adaptor subunit, translating into MTGCKRSEAKTEPVSKEDPTVHASVVQVTEQAMPEYLTLIGTLRANQESDIAADASGKVLATFVERGQAVRKGESLARLDSRAAVISVSATEAQSNQVKSNLEQAQRECERVKHLLETSAISQAEYDRTTSQCSSTQWSLAAAEAQSENARKLLGDSNLRAPFDGVIGERYVNVGQYVKPETKVASIYAPDPLRLELTVPEAQAGMIQPNMTLTFSVTAFGDEKFSGTVRYVSPHIRESSRDLVVEAIVPNPGPNGKGAKDGKPAGAGKLRPGMFATAKLLLSEHPVPTVPVTALRREGITARLFAVVDGRANERLVQVGEEKGGVIAVVSGINRGDGVVAQPGPDVRDGVRIQ; encoded by the coding sequence ATGACCGGGTGCAAGCGCTCGGAAGCGAAGACCGAGCCTGTCAGCAAGGAAGATCCGACGGTGCATGCCAGCGTGGTGCAAGTCACCGAGCAGGCGATGCCGGAGTATCTTACCCTCATCGGCACGCTCCGCGCGAACCAGGAGTCGGACATCGCGGCCGACGCCAGCGGAAAAGTGCTGGCCACGTTCGTGGAGCGTGGTCAGGCGGTGCGCAAGGGCGAGTCGCTCGCCCGGCTGGATTCACGCGCCGCGGTCATCAGCGTCAGCGCCACCGAGGCTCAATCGAACCAGGTGAAGTCCAACTTGGAGCAAGCCCAGCGTGAGTGCGAGCGCGTGAAGCATTTGCTCGAGACCAGCGCCATCTCGCAGGCCGAGTACGATCGAACGACGTCGCAATGTTCGTCGACGCAGTGGTCGCTCGCCGCCGCCGAGGCGCAGAGCGAAAATGCCCGCAAATTGCTGGGCGATAGCAACCTGCGCGCGCCGTTCGACGGCGTCATCGGAGAGCGCTACGTCAACGTCGGGCAGTACGTGAAGCCCGAGACCAAGGTCGCGTCCATCTACGCACCGGATCCCCTCCGCCTCGAGCTCACCGTGCCCGAGGCGCAGGCCGGGATGATCCAGCCCAACATGACGCTCACCTTCAGCGTGACCGCATTCGGCGACGAAAAATTCTCGGGCACCGTGCGTTACGTGAGCCCGCACATTCGCGAGTCCAGCCGCGATCTCGTCGTCGAGGCCATCGTGCCGAACCCCGGCCCCAACGGGAAAGGCGCGAAAGATGGCAAGCCGGCGGGCGCGGGAAAGCTCCGCCCGGGCATGTTCGCCACGGCCAAGCTCCTGCTCAGCGAGCACCCCGTTCCCACCGTTCCCGTGACCGCGCTCCGGCGCGAGGGCATCACGGCGCGGCTCTTCGCGGTGGTCGATGGTCGCGCCAACGAGCGACTCGTTCAGGTCGGGGAGGAAAAGGGCGGCGTCATCGCCGTCGTGAGCGGCATCAACCGCGGGGACGGTGTCGTCGCCCAACCCGGTCCCGACGTCCGCGACGGCGTCCGCATCCAGTAA